The Maridesulfovibrio zosterae DSM 11974 genome contains a region encoding:
- a CDS encoding GAF domain-containing protein, producing MKNEKLKKIGQSFSQDMDEFARVYAKLLVEHQPRWYAALASEDVLNIAKCSAEVYLDCFNQGSYSPFADYLSECAHIKLDRGLGIRDVVEGILLGKSVIISLFRKYCASTEEYIIFLEELESFFLSFLAMTTDRYSAMLLSRLNTEHVRNKLLLEASRTVTSALDPDEVLEKLAEVLAGTVDDGCCTIFLVNSETGGLAPSAGFGYASDECQSALRGLRLCPSGNVLTGVNGESYGFCAVNRASSSFADILPEAVRSGSVSLFPISNGDKTVGVAFVSSGRKGFTFDDATTELIDGILNAVAVAIESASTARQTRCQLKESESLRRVANILLQSPEGKNGEVLTLIADEAREIVSGEGSSILISEGDNLHCVYGAGNSQPPKEFFEISSSYYGDVFQHGETKIVRDAQSEISAGECSNTVRTLIAVPLREGDKKLGLLLVYNKPGGFDHLDKRIMEMFAAQAVLAIRNSRLFEQSEKLVVQDERRRLARELHDSVTQALYAITFCSDAAVRSLESGKESIAVEQLKALQGMAQQAMRDMRSLIFDLHPPELESEGLVGALQARLNSVEVRSGVSAELLVDGDERRLPLRVEEEVFRIAIEALNNSTKHSKAGAVIVKVVFAAGHTCIQIIDDGHGFDHATLPTGGMGLRGIRERAARINAELEISSTVNKGTIVKVDVYDDPAQQGGNNE from the coding sequence ATGAAGAATGAAAAATTAAAAAAGATAGGACAATCCTTTTCACAAGATATGGATGAGTTCGCAAGAGTCTATGCCAAGCTTTTAGTTGAGCATCAGCCGCGCTGGTATGCTGCTTTAGCTTCTGAAGATGTTTTGAATATTGCTAAGTGCTCTGCAGAAGTTTATTTAGATTGCTTTAATCAGGGCAGTTACAGTCCTTTTGCCGATTATCTTTCTGAGTGTGCCCATATTAAGCTTGATCGCGGATTAGGTATTCGTGATGTCGTTGAAGGTATATTACTTGGAAAGTCTGTGATTATAAGTCTTTTCCGTAAATATTGTGCGAGTACGGAAGAATACATTATATTTCTGGAAGAATTGGAAAGTTTTTTTCTTTCATTTCTGGCTATGACCACGGACCGCTATTCAGCAATGCTGCTTTCACGGCTTAATACCGAGCATGTACGTAACAAGTTACTTCTTGAGGCTTCACGAACTGTTACCAGCGCTCTTGATCCCGATGAGGTGCTTGAAAAACTTGCCGAAGTTCTTGCCGGAACAGTAGATGATGGCTGCTGTACTATTTTTCTTGTTAATTCTGAAACTGGTGGCTTAGCCCCAAGTGCCGGATTTGGTTATGCTTCAGATGAATGTCAGAGTGCATTACGTGGTCTTCGTCTGTGTCCATCAGGTAATGTTCTGACTGGAGTTAATGGTGAAAGTTACGGCTTTTGCGCCGTTAATAGAGCCAGTTCGTCTTTTGCTGATATTCTGCCTGAGGCAGTGCGATCCGGTAGTGTTTCGCTGTTTCCAATCAGTAATGGTGATAAAACAGTCGGAGTTGCCTTTGTTTCCTCTGGCAGAAAAGGATTTACTTTTGATGATGCAACAACAGAACTTATTGATGGAATTCTAAACGCTGTTGCTGTGGCAATTGAAAGTGCTTCCACGGCTAGACAAACCAGATGTCAATTAAAGGAAAGTGAGAGTCTTCGGCGTGTTGCAAATATTCTGCTGCAAAGTCCAGAAGGTAAAAACGGTGAAGTTCTGACTCTTATTGCGGATGAAGCCCGTGAAATTGTAAGCGGAGAGGGCAGCTCGATTCTAATTTCAGAAGGAGATAACCTGCACTGTGTATATGGCGCAGGTAATTCTCAGCCCCCAAAAGAATTTTTTGAAATAAGTTCATCATACTATGGGGACGTTTTTCAGCATGGTGAAACTAAAATTGTTCGTGATGCCCAGAGTGAGATATCTGCAGGAGAATGCAGCAATACAGTCCGTACTCTCATAGCCGTTCCTTTGCGTGAAGGCGATAAAAAATTAGGACTGTTACTGGTTTATAATAAGCCTGGTGGTTTTGATCATCTTGATAAACGTATCATGGAAATGTTTGCCGCACAGGCAGTGCTTGCTATACGTAACAGTCGTTTGTTTGAGCAGAGTGAAAAGCTTGTTGTACAGGACGAGCGGCGTAGACTTGCCCGTGAACTTCATGATTCGGTTACTCAGGCTTTGTATGCAATAACTTTCTGTTCCGATGCTGCGGTACGTTCACTTGAGTCCGGTAAAGAATCTATAGCTGTCGAACAGCTTAAAGCTCTGCAAGGCATGGCGCAGCAGGCTATGCGGGATATGCGTTCGCTCATTTTTGATCTTCATCCTCCCGAACTGGAAAGCGAGGGATTAGTCGGTGCATTGCAGGCAAGGCTTAATTCCGTTGAGGTCAGGTCCGGGGTAAGTGCCGAGCTGCTGGTGGATGGGGATGAAAGAAGGCTGCCTTTACGCGTAGAAGAAGAAGTTTTTCGAATCGCTATTGAAGCTCTTAATAATTCCACTAAGCATTCAAAGGCCGGAGCTGTAATTGTAAAGGTAGTTTTTGCCGCCGGTCATACCTGTATTCAGATTATTGATGACGGGCATGGGTTTGATCATGCAACTCTGCCAACAGGCGGAATGGGGCTTCGCGGAATCCGTGAAAGAGCCGCACGTATCAACGCGGAACTTGAGATAAGCAGTACTGTTAATAAGGGCACAATTGTCAAGGTTGATGTATATGATGATCCTGCGCAGCAGGGAGGAAATAATGAGTGA
- the ribB gene encoding 3,4-dihydroxy-2-butanone-4-phosphate synthase: MNQNLLSQFGNPVERVEKGLQALKEGRGVLVTDNENRENEGDLIFSAEKLTDKQMAMLIRECSGIVCLCLTEEKVEQLGLPMMVEDNSSRYQTSFTVTIEAAEGVTTGVSAADRVTTVKAAIQDDAKPSDLHRPGHVFPLRARPGGVLEREGHTEATVDMMTLAGLNPCGVLCEVTNPDGTMARLPEIIELGKKHDMPVLTVDDIINYRIQFAQKAS; encoded by the coding sequence ATGAATCAGAATTTATTATCACAGTTTGGTAATCCCGTTGAAAGGGTTGAGAAAGGACTTCAGGCTTTAAAAGAAGGTCGTGGAGTGCTGGTCACTGACAATGAGAATCGCGAGAATGAAGGCGATCTCATCTTTTCTGCTGAAAAACTCACTGACAAACAGATGGCAATGCTGATCCGCGAATGTAGCGGTATCGTTTGCTTATGCCTCACTGAAGAGAAAGTAGAACAACTCGGGCTGCCTATGATGGTTGAGGATAATTCCAGCCGGTATCAGACAAGTTTTACTGTAACAATTGAAGCTGCTGAAGGCGTTACAACCGGAGTTTCGGCTGCTGATCGCGTTACAACTGTTAAAGCAGCGATTCAAGATGATGCTAAACCATCAGATCTTCATAGACCCGGCCATGTTTTCCCTCTCCGTGCAAGACCCGGAGGCGTTTTGGAAAGAGAAGGTCATACTGAAGCAACAGTTGATATGATGACACTTGCAGGACTTAATCCTTGCGGAGTGCTCTGTGAAGTTACCAATCCTGACGGGACAATGGCCCGACTGCCGGAAATCATCGAATTAGGTAAAAAACACGATATGCCTGTGTTAACCGTAGATGATATAATTAACTACAGAATTCAGTTTGCACAGAAAGCATCTTAG